A window from Drosophila nasuta strain 15112-1781.00 chromosome 3, ASM2355853v1, whole genome shotgun sequence encodes these proteins:
- the LOC132788694 gene encoding small ribosomal subunit protein uS17 isoform X2 produces the protein MADQQTERAFRKQHAVPTTRLKRANGKKQSRLHRRIGLGFKTPAEAIDGTYIDKKCPWTGDVRIRGRILTGIVRKAKMQRTIVIRRDYLHFVRKYSRFEKRHRNMSVHCSPVFRDVEQGDIVTIGECRPLSKTVRFNVLKVSKGQGAKKSFKKF, from the exons ATGGCTGATCAG CAAACCGAACGTGCATTTCGCAAACAACACGCTGTGCCAACAACGCGTCTTAAGCGCGCCAATGGCAAGAAGCAATCACGTTTACACCGTCGTATTGGTTTAGGCTTTAAAACGCCAGCCGAG GCCATCGATGGCACCTACATTGACAAGAAGTGCCCATGGACCGGAGATGTCAGAATCCGTGGTCGCATCCTGACTGGCATTGTGCGCAAGGCCAAGATGCAGCGTACCATTGTCATCCGCCGTGATTATCTGCACTTTGTGCGCAAATACAGTCGTTTCGAGAAACGTCACCGCAACATGAGCGTCCACTGCTCGCCCGTCTTCAG AGATGTTGAGCAAGGAGACATCGTCACCATTGGCGAGTGCCGTCCCCTCTCAAAGACCGTGCGTTTCAATGTTTTGAAAGTCAGCAAGGGTCAGGGCGCCAAGAAGAGCTTCAAGAAGTTTTAA
- the LOC132788694 gene encoding small ribosomal subunit protein uS17 isoform X1 — MADQNERAFQKQFGVNLNRKVKPGITKKKVLRRYRDVGLGFKTPREAIDGTYIDKKCPWTGDVRIRGRILTGIVRKAKMQRTIVIRRDYLHFVRKYSRFEKRHRNMSVHCSPVFRDVEQGDIVTIGECRPLSKTVRFNVLKVSKGQGAKKSFKKF; from the exons ATGGCTGATCAG AACGAACGCGCCTTCCAAAAGCAGTTCGGTGTTAACCTAAACCGTAAGGTGAAACCCGGCATCACCAAAAAGAAGGTGCTCCGCCGTTACCGTGATGTTGGTCTGGGTTTCAAAACCCCACGTGAG GCCATCGATGGCACCTACATTGACAAGAAGTGCCCATGGACCGGAGATGTCAGAATCCGTGGTCGCATCCTGACTGGCATTGTGCGCAAGGCCAAGATGCAGCGTACCATTGTCATCCGCCGTGATTATCTGCACTTTGTGCGCAAATACAGTCGTTTCGAGAAACGTCACCGCAACATGAGCGTCCACTGCTCGCCCGTCTTCAG AGATGTTGAGCAAGGAGACATCGTCACCATTGGCGAGTGCCGTCCCCTCTCAAAGACCGTGCGTTTCAATGTTTTGAAAGTCAGCAAGGGTCAGGGCGCCAAGAAGAGCTTCAAGAAGTTTTAA